In one window of Janthinobacterium sp. 1_2014MBL_MicDiv DNA:
- a CDS encoding PAS domain S-box protein — translation MFSSMFAVSSDTLPYIYGTHNYWLVLFSIAIAIFASFMALQIAGMARSSERGFQRQTAIVTGAIALGGGIWSMHFIGMLAFDICTRVSFDPSLTLLSMLPGMAASWVALHLLARPRISWRQLVVGGVLVGVGIGSMHYSGMAAMQTSLTLHYEPWLFALSLLVAVVMAMLALWIRFGLNALRQRLNPLASLLVSSVVMGLAISGMHYTGMLAARFSGTPTVGDNTITVQASFVALAVALITVTLTVFVAAANGLLRYRQLLRHASASESRLRAIVDTAADGLITIDGQGKVRSFNPAAEALFGWREADIVGRDASLLLQAADASQYQGYLRDYLETGASRILDSGRELEGRHRDGAVLPMRVAIGKIETPGQPLFVAFVTDMRSSRNMEQALKDSERQYRTLIRNIPGVSFHCSFAPEWKMIFISDAVFNLTGWMPQDFIDGRVSIFELVHPDDRQRVNDICVQAAGEKRDFENVYRMIHRDGRERWVRESSGPVLDNDGVVRWIDGVILDITESELRNAEYEGKVTAISRALAVIEFDLQGRILEANQNFLDLVGYQLDDVRGLHHSIFCEPAYVTSPAYAAFWQQLAQGEFNTGEYKRIDKAGREVWIQASYNPIFNTDGKPFKVVKLATDISERRAMQENLRAAKDRAELAAESKTSFLANMSHEIRTPMNAIIGFTEVLLGTALDSLQRRHLGTVRQSARSLLELLNDILDTAKLEKGATELELVDFSLPDLVDHVAASLRITARARELVLLVDVDPGMGQFFLGDARRVQQVLTNLIGNAVKFTEAGHVRVAVDMQGASVHIAVHDTGIGIPADRLEKIFAPFTQADSSMSRRFGGTGLGTTISRQLVELMGGTITVESTLGVGSVFHVLLPLAPGKAVLRRSEQPVVALPPLRILAADDVPQNVELLLISLGAAGHQVIAASDGESAVREFSKGSFDIVLMDVQMPRMDGLEAARLIRVHEREQGLKATPIIALTASVLEQDRRAAQTAGMNGFASKPLEMHKLTAEIARLLDISVVQAAQAAAPPGATAGQVDWQRGVALWGGRDTLQRAIARFVQANGGCAALLATELERGGSSVAGHLLHRVKGAAGNLCLVQVERLLGRIEQAIARQQPVTELLAQLAAAFAALGAELEEGTETLPAAVMEAPADAAPLDGVAAGALLRQAIASLEGGQLDDALMAQIAAMLAPHGQQLRLQALAGAIDDFEFARAAGVLRQLLDWLDAPAPADHS, via the coding sequence ATGTTTAGCTCCATGTTCGCCGTATCGTCCGATACGCTGCCGTATATCTATGGCACGCACAATTACTGGCTGGTGCTGTTTTCCATCGCGATCGCCATCTTTGCCTCGTTCATGGCCCTGCAGATCGCCGGCATGGCGCGCAGCAGCGAGCGCGGCTTCCAGCGCCAGACCGCCATCGTCACGGGCGCCATCGCGCTCGGCGGCGGCATCTGGTCCATGCACTTCATCGGCATGCTGGCCTTCGACATCTGCACGCGCGTTTCCTTCGATCCCAGCCTGACCCTGCTGTCCATGCTGCCCGGCATGGCGGCCTCGTGGGTGGCGCTGCACTTGCTGGCGCGGCCACGCATCAGCTGGCGCCAGCTGGTGGTGGGCGGCGTGCTGGTGGGCGTGGGCATCGGCTCCATGCATTACAGCGGCATGGCCGCCATGCAGACTTCGCTGACCCTGCACTACGAACCGTGGCTGTTCGCGCTGTCGCTGCTGGTGGCCGTCGTCATGGCCATGCTGGCCTTGTGGATACGCTTCGGCCTGAACGCGCTGCGCCAGCGCCTCAATCCGCTGGCATCCTTGCTGGTCAGCAGCGTGGTGATGGGCCTGGCCATCTCCGGCATGCATTACACGGGCATGCTGGCGGCGCGCTTTTCCGGCACGCCCACGGTGGGCGACAACACGATTACCGTGCAGGCGTCGTTCGTGGCGCTGGCCGTGGCCCTGATCACCGTCACCCTGACCGTCTTCGTGGCCGCGGCGAACGGCTTGCTGCGCTACCGCCAGCTGCTGCGCCACGCCAGCGCCAGCGAGTCGCGGCTGCGCGCCATCGTCGACACGGCCGCCGACGGCCTGATCACCATCGACGGCCAGGGCAAGGTGCGTTCCTTCAATCCGGCCGCCGAAGCCCTGTTTGGCTGGCGCGAGGCCGATATCGTGGGGCGCGACGCGAGCCTGCTGCTGCAGGCGGCCGATGCATCCCAGTACCAGGGCTATCTGCGCGACTACCTGGAAACGGGCGCCTCGCGCATCCTCGACAGCGGCCGCGAACTGGAAGGCCGGCACCGCGACGGCGCCGTGCTGCCGATGCGCGTGGCGATCGGCAAGATCGAGACGCCGGGCCAGCCCCTGTTCGTGGCCTTTGTGACGGACATGCGCTCCTCGCGCAACATGGAGCAGGCGCTGAAGGACAGTGAGCGCCAGTACCGCACCCTGATCCGCAATATCCCCGGCGTGTCCTTCCACTGCAGCTTCGCGCCCGAGTGGAAGATGATCTTCATCAGCGACGCAGTCTTCAACCTGACGGGCTGGATGCCGCAGGACTTCATCGACGGCCGCGTCAGCATCTTCGAGCTGGTGCATCCGGACGACCGCCAGCGCGTCAATGACATCTGCGTGCAGGCGGCCGGCGAAAAGCGCGACTTTGAAAACGTCTACCGCATGATCCACCGCGACGGGCGCGAACGCTGGGTGCGCGAAAGCAGCGGCCCGGTGCTGGACAACGACGGCGTGGTGCGCTGGATCGACGGCGTCATCCTCGACATCACGGAAAGCGAATTGCGCAACGCCGAATACGAGGGCAAGGTGACGGCCATCTCGCGCGCGCTGGCCGTCATCGAGTTCGACCTGCAAGGGCGCATCCTGGAAGCCAACCAGAACTTCCTCGACCTGGTCGGCTACCAGCTCGACGACGTGCGCGGCCTGCATCACAGCATCTTCTGCGAACCGGCCTATGTGACCTCGCCCGCGTATGCGGCTTTCTGGCAGCAGCTGGCGCAGGGCGAATTCAATACGGGCGAGTACAAGCGCATCGACAAGGCCGGCCGGGAAGTGTGGATACAGGCGTCGTACAACCCGATCTTCAACACGGATGGCAAGCCGTTCAAGGTGGTCAAGCTGGCCACCGACATCAGCGAGCGCCGCGCCATGCAGGAAAACCTGCGCGCGGCGAAAGACCGCGCCGAACTGGCCGCCGAGTCGAAGACCAGCTTCCTGGCCAATATGAGCCACGAGATCCGCACGCCGATGAACGCCATCATCGGCTTTACGGAAGTGCTGCTGGGGACGGCCCTGGACAGCCTGCAGCGCCGCCACCTGGGCACGGTGCGCCAGTCGGCGCGCTCCTTGCTCGAACTGCTCAACGACATCCTCGACACGGCGAAGCTGGAAAAGGGCGCCACCGAGCTGGAACTGGTGGACTTTTCGCTGCCTGACCTGGTCGACCATGTGGCGGCCTCCCTGCGCATCACGGCGCGCGCGCGCGAGCTGGTGCTGCTTGTCGACGTCGACCCGGGCATGGGCCAGTTCTTCCTGGGCGACGCGCGCCGCGTGCAGCAGGTGCTGACGAACTTGATCGGCAACGCCGTCAAGTTTACGGAAGCGGGCCATGTGCGCGTGGCGGTCGACATGCAGGGCGCCAGCGTGCATATCGCCGTGCACGACACGGGCATCGGCATACCGGCCGACCGCCTGGAGAAAATCTTCGCGCCGTTCACGCAAGCCGATTCCTCGATGAGCCGGCGCTTCGGCGGCACGGGCCTGGGCACGACGATTTCGCGCCAGCTGGTCGAGCTGATGGGCGGCACCATCACGGTGGAAAGCACGCTGGGCGTGGGCAGCGTGTTCCACGTGCTGCTGCCGCTGGCGCCGGGCAAGGCCGTCCTGCGCCGCAGCGAGCAGCCCGTGGTAGCCTTGCCGCCGCTGCGCATCCTGGCGGCCGACGACGTGCCGCAGAACGTGGAGCTGCTGCTGATCAGCCTGGGCGCTGCCGGCCACCAGGTGATCGCCGCCAGCGATGGCGAGAGCGCCGTGCGCGAATTCAGCAAGGGCAGCTTCGACATCGTGCTGATGGACGTGCAGATGCCGCGCATGGATGGCCTGGAGGCGGCGCGCCTGATCCGCGTGCACGAGCGCGAACAGGGCCTGAAGGCGACGCCCATCATCGCCCTGACGGCCAGCGTGCTGGAACAGGACCGGCGCGCGGCGCAGACGGCAGGCATGAACGGCTTCGCTTCGAAGCCGCTGGAAATGCACAAGCTGACGGCGGAAATCGCGCGCCTGCTCGACATCTCCGTCGTCCAGGCGGCGCAAGCGGCGGCCCCGCCGGGCGCCACGGCCGGCCAGGTGGACTGGCAGCGCGGCGTCGCGCTGTGGGGCGGCCGCGACACCCTGCAGCGTGCCATCGCGCGCTTCGTGCAGGCCAATGGCGGTTGCGCGGCCTTGCTGGCCACGGAACTGGAACGGGGCGGCAGCAGCGTGGCCGGCCACCTGCTGCACCGGGTCAAGGGCGCGGCGGGCAACCTGTGCCTGGTGCAGGTCGAGCGCCTGCTGGGCCGGATCGAGCAAGCGATCGCGCGCCAGCAGCCCGTTACCGAATTGTTGGCACAGCTGGCGGCCGCCTTTGCGGCGCTGGGCGCCGAGCTGGAAGAGGGGACTGAAACGCTGCCGGCCGCGGTCATGGAAGCGCCCGCGGATGCGGCGCCGCTCGACGGCGTCGCCGCCGGCGCCTTGCTGCGGCAAGCCATCGCCAGCCTGGAGGGCGGGCAGCTCGACGACGCCCTGATGGCGCAGATCGCCGCCATGCTGGCGCCGCATGGCCAGCAGCTGCGCCTGCAGGCGCTGGCCGGCGCCATCGACGACTTCGAATTCGCGCGCGCCGCGGGCGTGCTGCGCCAGCTGCTGGACTGGCTGGATGCTCCTGCGCCGGCCGACCATTCCTGA
- a CDS encoding response regulator, which produces MTLHEDKPTLLLVDDEATNLQVLRQILQDDYRLLYAKDGEKALELAQNNPVELILLDIMMPAMTGYEVCRQLKAMPATAAIPVIFVTALCDVKDEADGFDAGAVDYITKPVSPPIVRARVRTHLSLVDAEELRRSRLQVIQTLGQAAEYKDNETGMHVIRMSYYARQLALAAGYSAARAEDLLNAAPMHDVGKIGIPDAILQKPGKLDADEWKVMRSHAEIGAAIIGEHAGGLLKMARTIALTHHEKWDGSGYPQGLKGEEIPHEGRIVAIADVFDALTSERPYKPAWTIDEAIATMQRDSGTHFDPDLLALFIDHLPAMLEIKDQWREPA; this is translated from the coding sequence ATGACCTTACACGAAGACAAACCAACCCTGTTGCTGGTTGACGATGAAGCGACGAACCTGCAGGTGCTGCGCCAGATCCTGCAGGACGACTACCGCCTGCTGTATGCCAAGGATGGCGAGAAGGCGCTGGAACTGGCGCAGAACAACCCCGTCGAACTGATCCTGCTCGACATCATGATGCCGGCCATGACGGGCTATGAAGTGTGCCGGCAGCTGAAAGCCATGCCGGCCACCGCAGCCATCCCCGTCATCTTCGTCACCGCTCTGTGCGACGTGAAGGACGAGGCGGACGGCTTCGACGCCGGCGCCGTCGACTACATCACGAAACCGGTCAGCCCGCCCATCGTGCGGGCCCGCGTGCGCACGCATTTGTCGCTGGTGGACGCCGAGGAATTGCGCCGCTCGCGCCTGCAGGTGATCCAGACCCTGGGCCAGGCGGCCGAGTACAAGGATAACGAAACGGGCATGCACGTCATCCGCATGAGCTATTACGCGCGCCAGCTGGCGCTGGCGGCCGGCTACAGCGCGGCTAGGGCCGAGGATCTGCTGAATGCGGCGCCCATGCACGACGTCGGCAAGATCGGCATCCCCGACGCCATCCTGCAAAAGCCGGGCAAGCTCGATGCGGACGAATGGAAAGTCATGCGCAGCCACGCCGAGATCGGCGCGGCCATCATCGGCGAGCACGCGGGCGGCCTGTTGAAAATGGCGCGCACCATCGCCCTGACGCACCATGAAAAATGGGATGGCAGCGGCTATCCGCAAGGCTTGAAAGGCGAGGAAATTCCCCACGAAGGGCGCATCGTCGCCATCGCCGACGTCTTCGACGCCCTCACCAGCGAACGCCCCTACAAGCCCGCCTGGACGATCGACGAAGCCATCGCCACCATGCAGCGCGACAGCGGCACGCACTTCGACCCGGACCTGCTGGCGCTGTTCATCGACCACTTGCCGGCCATGCTGGAGATCAAGGACCAGTGGCGCGAGCCGGCGTGA
- a CDS encoding sigma-70 family RNA polymerase sigma factor yields the protein MYSNHHGWLMRWLRAKLQCADHAADLAQDTFVRLLAAPPEGRQSLHEPRAYLTTVAQRLLIDHYRRLSLEQAWLETLAQQPELLMQSPEERLLVREALQRIDAMLDGLPPLVRSAFLLAHVDGLGYAEIGLRLGVSERSIKRYMVQAFERCILLIL from the coding sequence ATGTATAGCAACCACCATGGCTGGCTGATGCGCTGGCTGCGCGCCAAGCTGCAATGCGCCGACCATGCGGCCGACCTGGCGCAGGACACCTTCGTGCGCCTGCTGGCGGCGCCGCCAGAAGGCCGGCAAAGCTTGCACGAGCCGCGCGCCTACCTGACCACCGTGGCGCAGCGCCTGCTGATCGACCATTACCGCCGCCTGTCGCTGGAGCAAGCGTGGCTGGAAACGCTGGCACAGCAGCCTGAGCTGCTGATGCAGTCGCCGGAAGAACGCCTGCTCGTGCGTGAAGCCTTGCAACGCATCGATGCCATGCTCGACGGCTTGCCGCCGCTGGTGCGCAGCGCCTTTTTGCTCGCGCATGTCGATGGCCTCGGCTATGCGGAAATCGGCCTGCGCCTGGGCGTGAGCGAGCGCAGCATCAAGCGTTACATGGTGCAGGCCTTCGAGCGCTGCATCCTGCTGATCCTGTGA
- a CDS encoding FecR domain-containing protein: MNGAAAIDPRAARAAAQWLVRLHAGALTADEQRAFQAWRAGDPAHEAAWQRAELVCNTLASVPPALRQAAGEAPPSPRRRALLGSLAALGVAAPTLWLASQSAPWQAWRAGIRTVRGEIRRMNLPDGTQLVLNTDTAIDVRYDAAARLLVLHAGEIHVGTAHDGALPARPFLVRSSNGVVRALGTHFSVRQGGSLLAPRTEVSVSQGAVEVRPAQASAAARLVDAGLQASFDDGAVSPLTPLAPHAGAWLQGVLIAERMPLGEVLEHVARYRYGVIRCDPALAAMPVDGIFQLTEPDKILALLQHSLPIRMARRTRYWISVEPA; the protein is encoded by the coding sequence GTGAACGGCGCCGCCGCCATCGACCCGCGTGCCGCGCGCGCGGCCGCGCAATGGCTGGTGCGCCTGCATGCGGGCGCACTGACGGCGGACGAGCAGCGGGCATTCCAGGCCTGGCGCGCCGGCGACCCGGCCCACGAAGCGGCCTGGCAGCGGGCCGAGCTGGTGTGCAACACCCTGGCCAGCGTGCCGCCCGCGCTGCGCCAGGCGGCGGGCGAGGCGCCGCCGTCGCCGCGCCGCCGTGCCTTGCTGGGCAGCCTGGCCGCGTTGGGCGTTGCCGCTCCCACCCTGTGGCTGGCCAGCCAGTCGGCGCCCTGGCAGGCGTGGCGCGCCGGCATCCGCACGGTGCGCGGCGAGATTCGCCGCATGAACTTGCCTGACGGCACGCAGCTGGTGCTCAACACGGATACGGCCATCGACGTGCGCTACGACGCGGCGGCGCGGCTGCTCGTGCTGCATGCCGGCGAAATCCACGTCGGCACGGCGCATGACGGGGCGCTTCCTGCGCGACCGTTCCTCGTGCGCAGCAGCAATGGCGTCGTGCGCGCGCTGGGCACGCACTTCAGCGTGCGCCAGGGCGGCAGCCTGCTGGCGCCGCGCACCGAGGTGAGCGTCAGCCAGGGCGCCGTCGAAGTCCGGCCAGCGCAGGCGTCCGCCGCCGCGCGCCTGGTCGATGCGGGGTTGCAGGCCAGTTTCGACGATGGGGCCGTTTCCCCGCTGACGCCGCTGGCGCCCCATGCGGGCGCGTGGCTGCAGGGCGTGCTGATCGCCGAGCGCATGCCGCTGGGCGAAGTACTCGAGCACGTGGCGCGCTACCGTTATGGCGTGATCCGCTGCGATCCGGCGCTGGCGGCCATGCCCGTCGACGGCATCTTCCAGCTGACTGAGCCGGACAAGATCCTCGCCTTGCTGCAGCATTCGCTGCCGATACGCATGGCGCGCCGCACGCGCTACTGGATCAGTGTCGAGCCGGCCTGA
- the pyk gene encoding pyruvate kinase: protein MTMQVQQRATKIVSTIGPASNDIDTLVRMFKAGVDVVRLNFSHGKAQDHIDRARMVREAAALCGREVAIMADLQGPKIRVGKFEEGKIFLENGATFILDAKWGEKGELGNIERCGLDYKELPRDLRAADVLLLNDGLIVLTVDKVVGSEIHTTVKIGGELSNNKGINRQGGGLSAPALTAKDMEDVKTAMSFQADYVAVSFPKNATDMVMARQLANIAGEAWDHKPMMIAKIERAEAIPALQEILDASDGIMVARGDLAVEVGNAAVPALQKRMIKMARASNKLAITATQMMESMIVNAVPTRAEVSDVANAVLDGTDAVMTSAETASGRYPIETVEAMAAICLDAEKWDTCKLDADFLNATFSRIDQSIAYGALFTAHHLRVKAIATLTESGSTALWMSRCNIDIPIVALTPSVGTRRKLALYRNVSTLELTSGTDRDKVLQQAEELLLEHKVVAKGDTVVLTWGEPMGKVGGTNALKIMKIGQH, encoded by the coding sequence ATGACCATGCAAGTACAGCAACGCGCCACCAAGATCGTTTCCACCATCGGCCCCGCTTCGAACGATATCGATACCCTGGTCCGCATGTTCAAGGCCGGCGTCGACGTCGTGCGCCTGAACTTCTCGCATGGCAAGGCGCAAGACCATATCGACCGCGCCCGCATGGTGCGCGAAGCGGCAGCCCTGTGCGGCCGCGAAGTGGCCATCATGGCCGACTTGCAAGGGCCAAAGATTCGCGTCGGCAAGTTTGAAGAAGGCAAGATTTTCCTGGAAAACGGCGCCACCTTCATCCTCGATGCGAAATGGGGCGAGAAGGGCGAGCTGGGCAACATCGAGCGTTGCGGCCTCGACTACAAGGAATTGCCGCGCGACTTGCGCGCCGCCGATGTACTGCTGCTCAACGATGGCCTCATCGTCTTGACGGTGGACAAGGTCGTCGGCAGCGAAATCCATACCACCGTGAAAATCGGCGGCGAATTGTCGAACAACAAGGGCATCAACCGCCAGGGCGGCGGCTTGTCGGCGCCGGCCCTGACGGCGAAGGACATGGAAGACGTGAAAACGGCGATGAGCTTCCAGGCCGACTACGTGGCCGTGTCGTTCCCGAAAAACGCCACCGACATGGTGATGGCGCGCCAGCTGGCCAATATCGCCGGCGAAGCGTGGGACCACAAGCCGATGATGATCGCCAAGATCGAGCGCGCGGAAGCGATTCCCGCCCTGCAAGAGATTCTCGATGCGTCCGACGGCATCATGGTGGCCCGTGGCGACCTGGCCGTGGAAGTGGGCAACGCGGCCGTGCCGGCCCTGCAAAAGCGCATGATCAAGATGGCGCGCGCGTCGAACAAATTGGCGATCACGGCCACGCAGATGATGGAATCGATGATCGTCAACGCCGTGCCGACGCGCGCGGAAGTGTCGGACGTGGCCAATGCCGTGCTCGATGGCACGGACGCCGTGATGACGTCGGCGGAAACGGCGTCGGGCCGCTATCCGATCGAAACGGTGGAAGCCATGGCCGCCATCTGCCTGGATGCGGAAAAGTGGGATACCTGCAAGCTCGACGCCGACTTCCTCAACGCCACGTTCTCGCGCATCGACCAGTCGATCGCCTATGGCGCGCTGTTTACGGCCCACCACCTGCGCGTCAAAGCCATCGCCACCCTGACGGAATCGGGTTCCACGGCCTTGTGGATGAGCCGTTGCAACATCGACATCCCCATCGTCGCCCTGACGCCGAGCGTGGGCACGCGCCGCAAGCTGGCCCTGTACCGTAACGTCAGCACGCTGGAGCTGACGTCGGGTACGGATCGCGACAAGGTCTTGCAACAGGCGGAAGAATTGCTGCTGGAACATAAAGTCGTGGCCAAGGGCGACACCGTCGTGCTGACCTGGGGCGAGCCGATGGGCAAGGTCGGCGGCACGAATGCGCTGAAAATCATGAAGATCGGCCAGCACTGA
- a CDS encoding DUF3617 domain-containing protein: MLMQRSATLLMMSILPWCLATAAWAAEPAQRLQRATGLWKVTPTTSPFSWEICVDQDRDRLIDDDLWSDFEQECTIASQARDGDSYVFQSSCPGAMLAGHFKGDLAKAYTLSSDTTMELNGKTEVQHLELEGVFQGACPAGLAPGAKKMRGGMVMKTLYTHR, encoded by the coding sequence ATGCTTATGCAACGCAGCGCGACCTTGTTAATGATGAGTATCTTGCCCTGGTGTCTCGCCACGGCCGCTTGGGCGGCGGAGCCGGCACAGCGCCTGCAGCGCGCCACGGGCTTGTGGAAGGTGACGCCAACGACGTCGCCTTTTTCCTGGGAAATCTGCGTCGACCAGGACCGCGACCGCCTGATCGACGATGACTTGTGGAGCGACTTCGAGCAGGAATGCACGATAGCCTCGCAAGCCCGCGATGGCGACAGCTATGTCTTCCAGTCCAGCTGCCCCGGCGCCATGCTGGCAGGCCATTTCAAGGGCGACCTTGCCAAGGCCTACACGCTGAGCAGCGACACCACCATGGAACTGAACGGCAAGACCGAGGTGCAACACCTGGAGCTCGAGGGCGTCTTCCAGGGCGCTTGTCCGGCCGGCCTGGCGCCGGGCGCCAAGAAAATGCGTGGCGGCATGGTGATGAAGACCTTGTACACACACCGCTAG
- a CDS encoding TonB-dependent siderophore receptor produces MAVQHRLFSPWTPPALHPTTGAVRAALVLLLAVGAAGASLPQMALAADAGQAAGVRDYHIPAGSLRGALSSFAIAAGINLSTQGVALDGLATPGLQGRHAVTAGLSKLLQGSGLEVTDGGNGNYLLRKINASTADGGLDSMPAVVVSAEADRATEGTGLYTSRNMSTATGLTLSQRHTPQTVSIISSQQMEDFDLTTLQDVARATPGIYGKSQGVSDQETTYFARGFALSHVNVDGLPLDVTGFNERNVSADMLMYDRVEVVRGATGLMEGAGAPAGSINMVRKRPSATPLLNASAHLGSWKDRQLTVDASNALNATGSVRGRVAASWRDSDSFVDVVNNRNSTVYAIVEADLTPSTTAGFGFSRQHSRTDGVFVGLPTFADGSHMPLPRSTFLNNADSFQKRDNNVVFADLETRLEQGWRSRFAITHIDASSSTRNTTNSRIDGETYLLNQSETGWKYGTKQVVADWRLSGPVSWFGRQHDVIVGASYRHDNSDAGQSWEGAGTRVIDIRNWNPYAFPMRGTAFEPYNWGRKTDEKGIYAAGNFSLAEPLHLVLGGRFGWYAQDVTGWYASNPAWRRSLTENAKFTPYAGLVYDVDQHHSVYASGTQIFEPQSSLDVRGNTLPPLSGTNLEVGVKGEYFGGRLNASGALFRIKQNNRAMADELNCPTGGAIYCARAAGQVKSEGIDLQLSGSPLPGWQVAGGYTYVLARYTKDSVAANIGQRIATDEPKQLFKVYTNVQLSGSLAKWNLGASVYAQDKIYRRDPGYLTRQGGYAIVGLTAGYRLSEQLQLRVNVDNVLDRHYYQGLGYSWSGGLERYGAPRSVLVSLNYKM; encoded by the coding sequence ATGGCTGTGCAGCACCGCTTATTCTCACCATGGACGCCGCCCGCGCTCCATCCCACCACGGGCGCCGTGCGCGCCGCGCTGGTCTTGCTCCTCGCCGTGGGCGCCGCCGGCGCCAGCTTGCCGCAGATGGCGCTGGCGGCCGACGCCGGCCAGGCTGCCGGCGTGCGCGACTACCATATTCCCGCCGGCAGCTTGCGCGGCGCGCTGTCCTCGTTTGCCATTGCCGCCGGCATCAACCTGTCGACGCAGGGCGTGGCGCTCGACGGCCTGGCGACGCCGGGCTTGCAGGGCCGCCATGCCGTCACCGCCGGTTTGAGCAAGTTGCTGCAAGGCAGCGGCCTGGAAGTGACGGACGGCGGCAATGGCAATTACCTGTTGCGCAAAATCAATGCCAGCACGGCCGATGGCGGCCTCGACAGCATGCCGGCCGTCGTCGTCAGCGCCGAGGCCGACCGCGCCACGGAAGGCACGGGCTTATATACGTCGCGCAATATGTCGACGGCCACGGGGCTGACCCTGTCGCAGCGCCACACGCCGCAAACGGTCAGTATCATTTCCAGCCAGCAAATGGAGGATTTTGACTTGACCACCTTGCAGGACGTGGCCCGCGCCACGCCTGGCATTTATGGCAAGTCGCAGGGCGTTTCCGACCAGGAAACCACGTATTTCGCGCGCGGCTTCGCCTTGAGCCATGTCAATGTCGACGGCTTGCCGCTCGATGTGACCGGTTTCAACGAGCGCAACGTGTCAGCCGACATGCTGATGTACGACCGCGTGGAAGTGGTGCGCGGCGCCACCGGCCTGATGGAAGGGGCGGGCGCGCCAGCGGGCAGCATCAACATGGTGCGCAAGCGTCCCTCGGCCACGCCCCTGCTGAATGCCTCGGCCCATCTGGGCAGCTGGAAAGACCGGCAATTGACGGTGGACGCCAGCAATGCGCTCAATGCCACGGGCAGCGTGCGCGGCAGGGTGGCAGCCAGCTGGCGCGACAGCGACAGCTTCGTCGACGTCGTCAACAACCGCAACAGCACCGTGTATGCGATCGTCGAGGCGGACCTGACGCCGTCGACCACGGCCGGCTTCGGCTTTTCGCGCCAGCACAGCCGCACCGATGGCGTGTTCGTCGGCTTGCCGACGTTTGCCGATGGCAGCCACATGCCCTTGCCCCGCTCGACGTTCCTGAACAACGCGGACTCGTTCCAGAAGCGCGACAACAACGTCGTCTTCGCCGACCTGGAAACGCGGCTGGAGCAGGGCTGGCGCAGCCGCTTCGCCATCACGCACATCGATGCCTCGTCGAGCACGCGCAACACGACGAATAGCCGCATCGACGGCGAAACGTATTTATTGAACCAGTCGGAAACGGGCTGGAAGTACGGCACGAAGCAAGTGGTGGCCGACTGGCGCTTGAGCGGTCCCGTCAGCTGGTTTGGCCGCCAGCACGACGTCATCGTGGGCGCCAGCTACCGCCACGATAATTCGGACGCGGGCCAGAGCTGGGAGGGCGCCGGGACGCGCGTGATCGACATCCGCAACTGGAATCCGTACGCCTTTCCCATGCGCGGCACGGCGTTCGAGCCCTACAACTGGGGCCGCAAGACGGACGAGAAGGGCATCTATGCGGCGGGCAACTTCAGCCTGGCCGAGCCGCTGCACCTGGTGCTGGGCGGGCGCTTCGGCTGGTATGCGCAGGACGTGACGGGCTGGTATGCGAGCAATCCGGCATGGCGCCGCAGCCTGACGGAAAACGCCAAGTTCACGCCGTACGCGGGCCTCGTCTACGATGTGGATCAGCATCATTCCGTGTATGCGAGCGGTACGCAGATTTTCGAGCCGCAAAGCTCGCTGGACGTGCGCGGCAATACCTTGCCGCCGCTGAGCGGCACCAACCTGGAAGTGGGCGTCAAGGGCGAGTATTTCGGCGGGAGGCTCAACGCCAGCGGCGCCTTGTTCCGCATCAAGCAGAACAACCGCGCCATGGCCGACGAGCTCAATTGCCCCACGGGCGGCGCCATTTACTGCGCCCGCGCGGCCGGGCAGGTGAAGAGCGAAGGCATCGATCTGCAATTGTCGGGCTCGCCGCTGCCGGGCTGGCAGGTCGCGGGCGGCTACACCTATGTGCTGGCCAGGTATACCAAGGATAGCGTGGCGGCGAATATCGGCCAGCGCATCGCCACCGATGAGCCGAAGCAGTTGTTCAAGGTGTACACTAACGTGCAGCTGAGCGGCAGCCTGGCGAAATGGAATCTGGGCGCCTCCGTGTATGCCCAGGACAAGATCTACCGCCGCGACCCCGGCTACCTGACGCGGCAGGGCGGCTACGCCATCGTCGGCCTGACGGCCGGCTACCGCCTCAGCGAGCAGCTGCAGCTGCGCGTGAATGTCGACAATGTGCTGGACCGCCATTACTACCAGGGACTCGGCTATTCCTGGTCGGGCGGCCTGGAACGCTATGGCGCGCCGCGCAGCGTGCTGGTCTCGCTGAACTACAAGATGTAA